One genomic window of Syngnathus acus chromosome 11, fSynAcu1.2, whole genome shotgun sequence includes the following:
- the eny2 gene encoding transcription and mRNA export factor ENY2 yields the protein MSKDAQMRAAINQKLIEMGERERLKELLRAKLVECGWKDQLKAHCKDVIREKGLDHVTVEDLVNEITPKGRALVPDSVKKELLQRIRAFLAQHATL from the exons ATGAGCAAAGACGCCCAGATGAGGGCTGCTATTAACCAGAAGCTGATTGAAATGGGCGAAAGGGAGCG GTTGAAAGAGTTACTCAGGGCAAAGCTGGTAGAATGCGGTTGGAAGGATCAGCTGAAGGCGCACTGCAAAG ACGTGATCCGAGAAAAAGGCCTGGACCATGTCACAGTAGAAGATCTTGTCAACGAAATTACACCTAAGGGCAGAG CACTGGTTCCTGACAGCGTGAAAAAGGAGCTCCTGCAGAGAATCCGAGCGTTTCTAGCTCAGCACGCAACCTTGTGA
- the nudcd1 gene encoding nudC domain-containing protein 1 — MTTSNYTLKVNRELLDPNFESYRLSLDPIPTYNVELDAAVEEVTLKDCQYTLEHMRAFGMYNYLHLDPWYQDSVLFVDCKGRVLSLTVTLDTVLGKPREVFRLATEPERRQNRVCPSLSLTSATWAALSDGAGRLYLLRTCKRGDTAHGKWEPLFSEDLGEPFIVLHSVAHVQGGAHTLEVLLLRVVKDPQETTGSGYSVILEWISVANAATQGVEKKYEVTKRRLLRGKSVPHYAAMTPQGDGLMVASERPFAFTHVDGQPLKQPQPAANEQDMEVEKPDPVYFWQQTSDDITASVRLPEGVSKDAVLFRLTADTLSVGVQGSPPLLEGQLYASVDPEASAWTLRDGKSLEVNLQKRTQGPMWPELVTGDRRGEHVMSDEQAALIHERLTHLTSQDVHAGPDPDKPACNSQELEDCDGFPEDTSSLMHFDGESLKTTQVVNLSSHQYLFTVSVDPTQMPCLCLRHDVDALLWQPRPDQPADMWEHVATFNALGYVQASKQDRKFSTCAPNFSYASLCECLRRAFIYRQPSPVDGVLFNRKQGRQVGQVAKQQVASLDTDRVVLGFRATDERLFALTADNLFVLKVNNY; from the exons ATGACCACGTCAAATTATACCCTGAAGGTCAATCGGGAGCTGTTGGATCCCAACTTCGAGAGTTACCGGCTATCCCTGGACCCAATACCGACGTACAACGTTGAGTTGGACGCTG CCGTCGAGGAGGTGACATTGAAGGATTGCCAGTACACTCTAGAACACATGCGTGCCTTCGGCATGTACAATTACCTCCATTTGGACCCCTGGTACCAAGACAGCGTGTTGTTTGTGGACTGCAAAGGGCGAGTGCTCAGTCTCACCGTCACGCTG GACACTGTGCTGGGCAAGCCGAGGGAGGTGTTCCGCCTCGCTACCGAACCAGAGCGTCGCCAAAACCGCGTGTGCCCCTCCCTCAGCCTCACCTCGGCCACCTGGGCCGCCCTCTCTGACGGCGCTGGGCGACTCTATTTGCTCCGTACCTGCAAGCGAGGAGACACCGCCCACGGAAAGTGGGAG CCCCTGTTCAGCGAGGACCTGGGAGAGCCGTTTATTGTCCTCCACAGCGTGGCCCACGTCCAGGGGGGCGCCCACACGCTGGAAGTCCTGCTGCTCCGTGTCGTTAAGGACCCTCAAGAAACGACGGGAAGCGGATACTCGGTGATACTCGAGTGGATCTCGGTCGCCAACGCGGCGACGCAAG GCGTGGAGAAGAAATACGAAGTGACGAAGCGGCGGCTCCTCCGGGGGAAATCGGTGCCTCATTACGCCGCCATGACGCCGCAGGGCGACGGCCTGATGGTGGCGTCGGAGAGGCCCTTCGCATTCACGCACGTGGACGGCCAGCCCCTCAAACAGCCGCAGCCGGCGGCCAATGAGCAAGACATGGAGGTGGAGAAGCCAG ATCCCGTCTACTTCTGGCAGCAGACGTCGGACGACATCACGGCCAGCGTGCGCCTGCCTGAAGGCGTGAGCAAGGACGCCGTCCTCTTCCGGCTGACGGCGGACACCCTCAGCGTCGGCGTGCAGGGCTCGCCGCCCCTCCTGGAGGGCCAGCTGTACGCCTCCGTCGACCCCGAGGCCTCCGCCTGGACCCTCAGAGACGGCAAAAG CTTGGAGGTCAATCTGCAGAAGCGCACCCAAGGTCCCATGTGGCCCGAGTTAGTGACGGGCGACCGTCGGGGCGAGCACGTGATGAGCGACGAGCAGGCCGCCCTCATCCACGAGAGGCTCACGCATCTGACCTCCCAAGACGTG CACGCCGGTCCCGACCCGGACAAGCCGGCTTGCAACTCCCAGGAACTGGAGGACTGCGACGGCTTCCCCGAGGACACCTCCAGCCTCATGCACTTTGACGGAGAGTCGCTCAAGACCACTCAGGTG GTGAACCTCAGCAGCCATCAGTACCTGTTCACCGTAAGCGTGGACCCGACCCAGATGCCGTGCCTATGCCTGCGCCACGACGTGGACGCCCTGCTGTGGCAGCCGCGGCCCGACCAGCCCGCTGACATGTGGGAGCACGTGGCCACCTTCAACGCCCTGG gctaCGTGCAGGCGTCCAAGCAGGACAGAAAGTTCTCCACGTGCGCCCCCAACTTCTCGTACGCCTCGCTGTGCGAGTGCCTACGCCGCGCCTTCATCTACCGTCAGCCGTCCCCGGTGGACGGCGTCCTTTTCAACCGCAAGCAAGGCCGGCAGGTAGGGCAGGTTGCCAAGCAACAGGTGGCCAGCCTGGACACGGACCGAGTCGTGCTGGGCTTCAGGGCCACCGACGAGAGGCTCTTTGCCCTCACCGCTGACAATCTCTTTGTGCTGAAGGttaataattattaa